In one window of Nicotiana tabacum cultivar K326 chromosome 12, ASM71507v2, whole genome shotgun sequence DNA:
- the LOC107810664 gene encoding putative TPR repeat-containing protein At1g05150 produces MATRGSRSEKVKRIFTQFDVNGDGGLNREEMAALVVAVNPRVKFSDEQISAILDEVFRTYSEFIDGDKGLTYDGLLRTYDDGAGDVDRDFDALGLEFKPEDNIGSSMAAAEEASSSSIVDDDRVMEPHKKLRTAAWAASPNHGIVFDDTWKLVDDIEILIKRLKSKQAKDGKLKNDNSDVYSEGWSRELGPSTELSDKRVVWEETGHDYSVFVKELGVLRSRADGARSREEAFDGHMAIGRVLYDQHLFKEALVSFKRACELQPADVRPHFRAGNCLYVLARHREAKEEFLLALEAAEAGGSQWAYLLPQIHVNLGIALEGEGMVISACEHYREAAILCPTHFRALKLLGSALFGVGEYKAAVKALEEAIYMKSDYTDAHCDLASALHAMGDDDNAIKEFQRAIDLKPGHVDALYNLGGLYMDMGRYQRASEMYTRVLGVWPNHWRAQLNKAVALLGAGETEEAKKALKEALKMTNRVELHDAIAHLKQLQKKRLKGNGSGNGEEAFIIVEPSKFKTVGEKTTLRPDLSTALDIRSFQRITRLNRCDVDQIKKEIGETDVPLSYSGGVPEKSIRKASLEEILHRLLKFLKPETFIGAVKAINQKILSVLDESESGRVDLGMFFAVLAPVCGGSPDKRKRIAYEALLWRPVNEGSNQIRKTDAQRYIKLLRAIYIPSHGASEMLEIHGQMDTSLVSLAEFTAMFDDPDWGFGIMSTLLKLEYGDRNRHGSHVCATCRYPIIGSRFKEIKSHFSLCSQCYSEGKVPPTSKQEEYRFKEYATESEAVKDKCMWFGIHSKGSSSPAAAS; encoded by the coding sequence ATGGCTACAAGGGGAAGCAGATCGGAGAAGGTGAAGAGAATCTTCACGCAATTCGACGTTAACGGTGACGGTGGTCTTAACCGTGAGGAAATGGCAGCGTTAGTGGTCGCCGTAAATCCTAGGGTTAAATTCAGCGACGAGCAAATCAGCGCTATTCTCGATGAGGTTTTCCGTACGTACAGCGAGTTTATCGACGGCGACAAGGGCCTCACCTACGACGGCCTTTTGCGTACCTACGACGACGGCGCTGGTGACGTGGATCGTGACTTCGACGCGCTTGGGCTCGAGTTTAAGCCGGAGGACAATATTGGAAGTTCCATGGCTGCAGCGGAAGAAGCATCATCATCGtcaattgtggatgatgatagaGTGATGGAGCCTCACAAAAAACTGCGGACTGCGGCGTGGGCAGCCTCTCCAAATCACGGCATTGTGTTTGATGACACATGGAAGCTCGTGGATGACATTGAGATATTGATCAAGAGGCTTAAATCAAAACAGGCGAAAGACGGGAAGTTAAAGAATGATAATTCTGATGTGTATTCGGAAGGTTGGTCGAGAGAATTAGGACCCTCGACTGAGCTTTCGGATAAACGGGTGGTTTGGGAGGAGACTGGACATGACTATAGTGTGTTTGTGAAGGAGTTGGGTGTGTTGAGGTCGAGGGCAGATGGGGCAAGGTCGAGGGAAGAAGCTTTTGATGGTCACATGGCAATTGGTAGAGTTTTGTATGATCAGCATTTGTTTAAGGAAGCACTAGTTAGCTTTAAGAGAGCTTGTGAATTGCAGCCTGCTGATGTTAGGCCACATTTTCGGGCTGGAAATTGTTTGTACGTGCTCGCGAGGCATCGTGAGGCAAAAGAGGAGTTCTTACTTGCATTGGAGGCTGCTGAAGCTGGTGGTAGTCAGTGGGCTTATTTGCTTCCTCAGATTCATGTGAATTTGGGTATTGCTCTTGAAGGTGAAGGTATGGTTATTAGTGCCTGTGAACATTATAGAGAGGCTGCTATTTTGTGTCCGACTCATTTTAGAGCTTTGAAACTTTTGGGTAGTGCACTTTTTGGTGTGGGTGAGTATAAGGCTGCTGTTAAGGCATTAGAAGAGGCTATTTATATGAAGAGTGATTACACTGATGCGCATTGTGATCTTGCCTCTGCATTGCACGCGATGGGCGATGATGATAATGCAATTAAGGAGTTTCAGAGAGCTATTGATTTGAAACCTGGTCATGTTGATGCCTTGTATAATTTGGGTGGACTTTACATGGATATGGGCAGATACCAGCGTGCTTCGGAGATGTACACAAGGGTACTAGGTGTTTGGCCGAATCATTGGAGAGCACAGCTCAATAAGGCTGTGGCTTTATTGGGGGCTGGGGAAACCGAGGAAGCTAAGAAAGCTTTGAAAGAAGCTCTAAAGATGACTAACAGAGTGGAATTGCATGACGCAATCGCACACTTGAAACAGCTTCAGAAGAAGAGGTTGAAGGGGAATGGAAGTGGTAATGGGGAGGAGGCCTTTATCATTGTTGAACCCTCAAAGTTTAAGACAGTGGGTGAGAAGACCACATTGAGACCAGATTTATCCACTGCTCTTGATATTAGAAGTTTTCAGAGGATTACTCGTCTTAATCGTTGTGATGTTGATCAGATAAAGAAGGAAATAGGTGAGACTGATGTACCATTGTCTTATTCTGGTGGTGTACCTGAAAAGTCAATACGCAAGGCTTCACTGGAGGAGATTCTGCACAGATTGCTTAAATTCTTGAAGCCAGAGACATTTATAGGAGCTGTTAAAGCCATTAACCAGAAAATTCTCTCTGTTTTAGATGAGTCAGAATCAGGTAGGGTGGATCTAGGCATGTTTTTTGCCGTTCTTGCTCCTGTCTGTGGAGGATCACCGGACAAAAGAAAACGCATTGCATATGAGGCGCTTTTGTGGCGTCCTGTGAATGAAGGTAGCAACCAGATAAGGAAAACTGATGCTCAGAGGTACATCAAACTGCTAAGAGCTATCTATATTCCTTCCCATGGAGCAAGCGAAATGTTGGAAATCCACGGGCAGATGGACACATCATTGGTGTCTTTAGCAGAATTCACGGCGATGTTTGATGATCCTGATTGGGGTTTTGGTATTATGTCCACTTTACTGAAGCTTGAATATGGGGATAGGAATCGTCACGGTAGCCATGTTTGTGCAACTTGCCGCTACCCAATTATAGGGTCTCGCTTTAAGGAGATAAAATCGCATTTCAGTTTGTGCAGTCAATGTTACAGTGAAGGAAAAGTACCACCAACCAGCAAGCAAGAAGAGTATAGATTTAAAGAATATGCTACTGAATCCGAGGCAGTGAAAGATAAATGCATGTGgtttggaatccattctaaagGCTCCTCATCTCCTGCTGCTGCTTCCTAG